ATTCCAGACCACCAACCTGCTGGAAGTAGGTGAACTGCGTCACTTCCATGCCGTTCAGCCACACTTCCCAACCCAGACCCCAGGCACCCAGCGTCGGGTTTTCCCAGTTATCTTCCACGAAACGGATATCGTGAATGGTCGGGTCCATACCCAGCTCTTTCAGAGAACCCAGGTACAGCTCCTGAATGTTGTCCGGTGACGGCTTAATCACTACCTGGAATTGATAGTAGTGCTGTAAGCGGTTCGGGTTTTCGCCATAGCGGCCGTCGGTCGGACGACGAGAAGGCTGCACATAAGCAGTCGCCATCGGTTCCGGCCCCAGCGCACGCAGGCAGGTCATTGGGTGAGATGTCCCCGCGCCGACTTCCATGTCCAATGGTTGAACGATGGTGCAGCCCTGGCGAGCCCAGTAATCCTGTAAGGTCAGGATCAAGCCCTGGAAGGTCCTGGTATCAAACTTTTGCATATTATTTCGTGCTGGATACGTGTGGATTTAAAGGAAGCGGTCAGTATACCCGCTGGCTGCAAGATATACAGTACGAAACGGGAAAAAGGGGGAACTTAGCGCATGGAAAGGTGCAAAAACTGCCCGTCTGCATCAAAAGAGCAGACAAAACTCTCTTTACGGAAGGTAGAACCCCGCATCTCATAACTACCCTGGAATTGTTCCAGACCGGAGATATCAATTTTCTGTGCGCCGGTGTTGTAGAGTTGCGCAGCCTCATTTTTGCACAACGACTCCATATCCAGCGAACGTGTGGCACTGAACTTAACCTTTTGCGCCTTCTGCGCGGGTGCAGGCGGCTGAGTGTCTGCGCACGCCACCAGCAAAAGGGTAGCGACCGTGGGAAAGAAATACTTCATCATCATTTTATTACCGCCTGGTTTGCTGGTCAGTCTTATTATTAGTGTCTAAAAGCGGATCCTATTTTGAGAATCTCATCAGACCATCTCAAGCTTTAGCGTAAGAACTCGGATTATTCCAGTGAGCTACGCGCGCAAAATTTCGGTCAGACTTTTTTTAACGGATATAGAGGAACTGATGCAGCCCAAAATTTTCTGGATTGATAACCTGCGCGGGATAGCCTGTCTCATGGTCGTGATGATCCACACCACGACCTGGTACATCACCAATGCGCAAAGCGTCAGCCCGCTGAATTGGGATCTGGCCAATGTGCTCAATTCAGCCTCTCGCGTCAGCGTCCCGCTGTTCTTTATGATTTCGGGCTATCTTTTTTTTGGCGAGCGCAGCGCCAAACCACGCCATTTCACGCGCATCGCGCTCTGCATTTTGTTTTACAGCAGCGTGGCGCTGGCCTACATCCTGCTGTTTACCTCGATCAACGCTGAACTGTCGCTAAAAAACCTGCTGCAAAAGCCGGTGTTCTATCACCTGTGGTTTTTCTTCGCGATCGCCGTCATCTACCTGGTTTCCCCACTGATTCAGGTTAAAAATATCAGTGGCAAGATGCTGCTGGCGCTCATGGTGGTGATTGGGCTGATTGCCAACCCCAATACCGTTTCGCAAAAAATTGGCGGTTTTGAGTGGCTTCCCATCAACCTGTACATCAGTGGCGATACGTTTTACTACATCGTGTACGGCATGCTGGGCCGGGCAATTGGCATGATGGATACGCAAAAGCGCGGGCTCACCTGGATCTGTGCGGCATTGTTCATTATCGCGGTGTTTGTTATTTCTCGAGGCACGTTGCATGAACTGCGCTGGCGAGGCAATTTTGCCGATACCTGGTACCTCTACTGCGGCCCGGCAGTGTTTATTTGTGCCGCCTCGCTCCTGACGCTGGTCAAAAATACGCTCAGCACGCGTACTCTGCCGGTACTGGGTCTTATTTCCCGCCATTCCTTGGGTATTTATGGCTTTCATGCGCTGATCATTCATGCGCTGCGCACCAACGGTATAGAATTCAAGAACTGGCCACCGCTGGATATGCTGTGGATTTTCAGCGCCACGCTGGCGGGAAGTTTGCTGTTGTCCATACTGTTGCAGCGCATCGATACGCGCAGGCTGGTGAGCTAAAAGAAAAGCCCTCGCTCGGTAACCATCGAGGGCAAGCGATCATTCTGTAAAATCTTCCGCTACTGCTGGCGTTTCTTTTGATTGATCCAAACCAGCATCACGAATATTTTTCTGTACCGCAACGGTACCAAACAGGCTCAAAAAGAAGGCCAGGCCATAAAATCCTTTCTCGTTTAGCAGCAGCGTGGCATTCCACAAACCGATAACCAACAATGCAACGGCAATGACAAACGCAGCCAGGCAGGTTACGTAGTAAATCGGCGTAGTCGGGATCCCTTCATATTTATCCCGTACCGTCTTTTGATACGACGCAGCAGAAAACAAACCAAGCACCAAAACAGCAAAGTAATACCCCTTTTCGTTCAACTGCATATCGGCATTCCATAAGCCCAGCAGATAAACCACAATACCGCCGAGCAGCGCGACCCATGACACAATGCTGAATGCGGGTGAATAAGTTGATGCCCTGTTTTCCATTTAGAGTTCCTGTCCTTTAGATAAATATTCTGCTGAACGCATGAGTAAAGCTTGCCCCAGTAAACTCACAATGAATGCCGCCGGGTACAACCCCATTTCGATGGGCGCCAGCGGGGCATTCCACACCCCCACCAGCAGTAACCCAACGGTTATTAGCACCACCATCTGACACACGGAAGCGAAGCGTTCGTCGCTCTGATTGAGATTTACAGCACGTTGATAAGCGTAGGTCACAAACATTCCCGTCATCAGCACGCCGAAAAAATAGCCTTTGCCGCTCAATAACGGGCACGCCCGCCATAGGCCAATAACGTAAATCAGTGCGCCAGAGAGGAATAGTATCCATGGCAACAGCCTTGTCGTCTTCATTGGGATCTCCTTATCCATCAGAGATACAATATGAATAACCCGCTACAGACAACACAGAAAAATGCCACTACGCCGGACTTTCAGAATAAATTCATGCGTGATGGTTATTTGTTTGATTGAAATATACATTTGATAAATCCCCTCTGTTTACCAAAGGGGATTTAGGGTCAGGACATCAGCGGCTGTAATTGCTGATAGATTCGGCGGAAGGTTTCCCGACGCTGTTGGTACAGCGCGTGGCGCTCGGCATCAGGATAATGCGCCTGCTCCAGCGTAAGCTGAGGCAGTAGGTCTGATAAAGGCCGCTGCGGATTCATGGCAATTTGCGCCAGTCGCGCCGCGCCGAGTGCAGGGCCGACATCGCCGCCGGTACGGTAATCCAGCTGCAATCCGCTGATGTCAGACAGCATCTGACGCCAGTACTCACTGCGTGCCCCGCCGCCAATCAGCGTAATACTGGCAGGCTGCACGCCGCAGGCATGTACCACGTCCATACCGTCAGCCAGCGCAAAACCCACGCCTTCCAGCACCGCCTGAGCCAGTTCCGCCGGACCATGCTGATGCGTCAGACCAAAAAATACCCCCTTCGCCTGAGGGTTGTTGTGTGGCGTACGTTCGCCGGACAGATAGGGTAAAAACCAGACCGGCTCAGCGTGTTCATCCGCCTGTTGCGCTGCGGCAATCAACGCAGGAACGCTCGCCAGCCCGGTTAATTTTGCCGCCCAGTCCAGACAGGATGCCGCACTTAGCATCACAGACATCAGGTGCCATCGTTCAGGCAAGGCATGGCAAAAGCTATGGACTGCGCTTTCCGGTTTGCTGAGAAATCCGTCGCTGACCGCAAAATACACCCCGGAAGTCCCCAGCGATAGCATCGCCTGACCGGCATTCATCATGCCCACGCCAACCGCGCCCGCCGCGTTATCGCCGCCTCCGGCAACCACCGCAACCTCCTGCATGCCCCAGGCCCTGGCGACCTCTGGCAACAATTTTCCGGTAATCTCGCTGCCTTCATAGAGCGCAGGCATATGCGCACGAGTCAGCTTACAGGCTGCCAGCATGACATCACTCCAGTCACGCTTCGCGACATCCAGCCACATGGTA
The Citrobacter arsenatis DNA segment above includes these coding regions:
- the glyQ gene encoding glycine--tRNA ligase subunit alpha, yielding MQKFDTRTFQGLILTLQDYWARQGCTIVQPLDMEVGAGTSHPMTCLRALGPEPMATAYVQPSRRPTDGRYGENPNRLQHYYQFQVVIKPSPDNIQELYLGSLKELGMDPTIHDIRFVEDNWENPTLGAWGLGWEVWLNGMEVTQFTYFQQVGGLECKPVTGEITYGLERLAMYIQGVDSVYDLVWSDGPLGKTTYGDVFHQNEVEQSTYNFEYADVDFLFTCFEQYEKEAQQLLALENPLPLPAYERILKAAHSFNLLDARKAISVTERQRYILRIRTLTKAVAEAYYASREALGFPMCNKDK
- a CDS encoding YsaB family lipoprotein codes for the protein MMMKYFFPTVATLLLVACADTQPPAPAQKAQKVKFSATRSLDMESLCKNEAAQLYNTGAQKIDISGLEQFQGSYEMRGSTFRKESFVCSFDADGQFLHLSMR
- a CDS encoding acyltransferase; translated protein: MQPKIFWIDNLRGIACLMVVMIHTTTWYITNAQSVSPLNWDLANVLNSASRVSVPLFFMISGYLFFGERSAKPRHFTRIALCILFYSSVALAYILLFTSINAELSLKNLLQKPVFYHLWFFFAIAVIYLVSPLIQVKNISGKMLLALMVVIGLIANPNTVSQKIGGFEWLPINLYISGDTFYYIVYGMLGRAIGMMDTQKRGLTWICAALFIIAVFVISRGTLHELRWRGNFADTWYLYCGPAVFICAASLLTLVKNTLSTRTLPVLGLISRHSLGIYGFHALIIHALRTNGIEFKNWPPLDMLWIFSATLAGSLLLSILLQRIDTRRLVS
- the yiaA gene encoding inner membrane protein YiaA → MENRASTYSPAFSIVSWVALLGGIVVYLLGLWNADMQLNEKGYYFAVLVLGLFSAASYQKTVRDKYEGIPTTPIYYVTCLAAFVIAVALLVIGLWNATLLLNEKGFYGLAFFLSLFGTVAVQKNIRDAGLDQSKETPAVAEDFTE
- the yiaB gene encoding inner membrane protein YiaB is translated as MKTTRLLPWILFLSGALIYVIGLWRACPLLSGKGYFFGVLMTGMFVTYAYQRAVNLNQSDERFASVCQMVVLITVGLLLVGVWNAPLAPIEMGLYPAAFIVSLLGQALLMRSAEYLSKGQEL
- the xylB gene encoding xylulokinase gives rise to the protein MYIGIDLGTSGVKAILLNEQGDVVASHTEKLTVSRPYPLWSEQDPEQWWLATDRAVKALGQQHSLREVKALGIAGQMHGATLLDDQQKVLRPAILWNDGRCAEECLMLEKQVPHSRAITGNLMMPGFTAPKLLWVQHHEPEIFSRVDKVLLPKDYLRLRMTGDFASDMSDAAGTMWLDVAKRDWSDVMLAACKLTRAHMPALYEGSEITGKLLPEVARAWGMQEVAVVAGGGDNAAGAVGVGMMNAGQAMLSLGTSGVYFAVSDGFLSKPESAVHSFCHALPERWHLMSVMLSAASCLDWAAKLTGLASVPALIAAAQQADEHAEPVWFLPYLSGERTPHNNPQAKGVFFGLTHQHGPAELAQAVLEGVGFALADGMDVVHACGVQPASITLIGGGARSEYWRQMLSDISGLQLDYRTGGDVGPALGAARLAQIAMNPQRPLSDLLPQLTLEQAHYPDAERHALYQQRRETFRRIYQQLQPLMS